A window from Peromyscus eremicus chromosome 1, PerEre_H2_v1, whole genome shotgun sequence encodes these proteins:
- the Utf1 gene encoding undifferentiated embryonic cell transcription factor 1 — MLLRPRRPTPFSPPSPASLDAELRPAGDVRETTSDAFAPTPGAMAEPGSPKAPVSPGSAQRTPWSARETELLLGTLLQPAMWRSLLLDRRQALPTYRRVSAALARQQVRRTPAQCRRRYKFLKDKLRDSQGQPSGPYDDQIRELMGLLGDDGHRRVRRRPTGPGRPHRRGRGTLAVLTSAPTSVEPGATGDADPASALRFSSSTKRSADARRNTSSPTPTALGPLTPEPGHALGSSPPPTHDYDMEGPNEPPGLPQDRASPQAAPQSLNTALLQALTHLGDISTVLGPLRDQLATLNQHVEQLRGSFDQTVSLAVGFILGNAASERGILGDLRQ; from the exons ATGCTGCTTCGTCCCCGGCGGCCGACCCCATTCTCGCCACCGTCGCCAGCTAGCCTCGACGCCGAGCTGCGGCCGGCGGGGGACGTCCGGGAGACCACGTCTGATGCCTTCGCCCCCACTCCGGGCGCGATGGCGGAGCCTGGTTCGCCCAAGGCTCCCGTGTCCCCGGGCTCGGCGCAGCGCACTCCCTGGAGTGCCCGAGAGACGGAGCTACTTCTGGGCACGCTGCTGCAGCCGGCCATGTGGCGCTCACTCCTGCTGGATCGCCGGCAGGCTCTACCCACCTACCGCCGCGTGTCGGCCGCGCTGGCCCGTCAGCAAGTTCGGCGTACGCCGGCTCAGTGCCGCCGCCGCTACAAGTTCCTCAAGGACAAACTTCGAGACTCCCAGGGCCAGCCGTCCGGGCCCTACGACGACCAGATCCGCGAGCTCATGGGGCTGCTGGGTGACGATGGGCACCGGCGGGTCCGCCGTCGCCCTACGGGACCTGGACGTCCCCATCGCCGCGGCCGCGGGACCCTCGCGGTGTTAACTTCTGCACCCACATCAGTCGAGCCAG GGGCTACGGGAGATGCCGACCCCGCTTCTGCGCTCAGATTCAGCTCTTCCACTAAGAGGTCCGCAGATGCCCGCCGCAATACCAGTTCCCCTACCCCTACGGCCCTCGGCCCTCTGACTCCTGAGCCTGGCCATGCCCTCGGATCCTCCCCGCCACCAACCCACGACTACGACATGGAGGGCCCGAATGAGCCTCCTGGCCTTCCCCAGGACCGTGCTTCCCCGCAGGCTGCGCCCCAGTCTCTGAACACCGCTCTGCTGCAGGCCTTGACGCACTTGGGCGACATCTCGACAGTTCTGGGCCCACTGCGCGACCAGCTGGCGACCCTGAACCAGCACGTGGAGCAGCTGCGAGGTTCCTTCGACCAAACAGTTTCCCTGGCTGTGGGCTTCATTCTGGGCAATGCAGCCTCCGAGCGGGGCATCCTTGGGGACCTGCGCCAATAA